From one Nodosilinea sp. PGN35 genomic stretch:
- a CDS encoding DUF4870 domain-containing protein — protein sequence MYSTEDSGTRKILSAVSHGSIFFNALILSIGVPIAILLVSKDSVIKESAKEAINFHLNMWFWWTVAGILAWLLIGIPLLFVLGIVNFIMPIIAIFYSLTQPDTVFRYPLILRLV from the coding sequence ATGTATTCCACCGAAGACAGCGGCACCCGCAAGATCCTCTCTGCGGTGAGCCACGGCTCGATTTTCTTCAATGCGTTGATTTTGTCCATCGGCGTTCCCATCGCCATTCTGTTGGTTTCAAAAGATTCAGTCATCAAAGAAAGCGCCAAAGAGGCGATTAACTTTCACCTGAATATGTGGTTTTGGTGGACGGTGGCCGGTATTTTGGCCTGGCTGCTGATTGGCATTCCGCTGTTGTTTGTGCTGGGTATCGTGAATTTCATCATGCCCATCATCGCGATCTTCTACAGCCTCACCCAGCCCGATACCGTGTTTCGCTATCCGCTGATTCTGCGTCTGGTCTAG
- a CDS encoding citrate synthase yields MTVCEYRPGLEGVPATQSSISFVDGQTGVLEYRGIPIEELAQRSTFLETSYLLIWGGLPSKTELEAFEYEIRYHRRLKYRIRDMMKCFPESGHPMDALQACAAALGLFYSRRALDNPVYIQQAVVRLLAKIPTMVAAFQLMRKGNDPVQPRDDLDYAANFLYMLNEREPDPLAARIFDICLTLHAEHTINASTFSAMVTASTLTDPYAVVASAVGTLAGPLHGGANEEVIDMLEQIGSVENVRPYVERCIAEKSKIMGFGHRVYKVKDPRATILQGLVEQMFEKFGQDEYYAIALEMEQVVSEKLGAKGIYPNVDFYSGLVYRKLGIPTDLFTPIFAIARVAGWLAHWKEQLGENRIFRPTQIYTGPRSQSYVDLASRPQIWDKQGFSVSLPS; encoded by the coding sequence ATGACCGTATGTGAATATCGGCCAGGGTTAGAGGGTGTACCAGCCACCCAGTCGAGCATCAGCTTTGTGGATGGTCAGACGGGCGTTTTGGAGTATCGCGGCATCCCCATCGAGGAGTTGGCCCAGCGCAGCACGTTTTTAGAGACCTCCTACCTGCTGATCTGGGGTGGGCTACCCTCTAAAACCGAGCTAGAGGCCTTCGAGTACGAAATTCGCTACCACCGCCGCCTCAAGTACCGCATCCGCGACATGATGAAGTGCTTCCCCGAGAGCGGCCACCCTATGGATGCGCTGCAAGCCTGCGCGGCGGCCCTGGGTCTGTTTTACTCCCGCCGCGCCCTCGACAACCCCGTCTACATTCAGCAGGCGGTGGTGCGGCTGCTGGCCAAAATTCCCACCATGGTGGCGGCGTTTCAGCTGATGCGCAAGGGCAACGACCCGGTGCAGCCCCGCGATGACCTCGACTACGCCGCCAACTTTCTCTACATGCTCAACGAGCGCGAGCCCGACCCCCTGGCGGCCCGCATTTTCGATATCTGCCTCACCCTCCACGCCGAGCACACCATCAACGCCTCCACCTTTTCGGCCATGGTGACGGCTTCAACGCTGACGGACCCCTACGCCGTGGTGGCCTCGGCGGTGGGTACCCTGGCGGGGCCGCTCCACGGCGGCGCTAACGAAGAGGTGATCGACATGCTCGAGCAGATCGGCTCAGTGGAGAACGTGCGCCCCTACGTGGAGCGCTGCATCGCCGAAAAATCGAAAATTATGGGCTTTGGTCACCGGGTCTACAAGGTCAAAGACCCCCGCGCCACCATCTTGCAGGGGCTGGTCGAGCAGATGTTTGAGAAGTTTGGCCAGGATGAATACTACGCGATCGCCCTGGAGATGGAGCAGGTGGTCTCTGAGAAGCTGGGAGCCAAAGGCATTTACCCCAACGTCGATTTCTACTCGGGGCTGGTCTATCGCAAGCTGGGCATTCCCACCGATCTGTTTACGCCCATCTTTGCGATCGCCCGGGTGGCCGGCTGGCTGGCCCACTGGAAAGAGCAGCTGGGCGAAAACCGCATTTTCAGGCCCACCCAGATCTACACCGGCCCCCGCAGCCAGAGCTACGTCGATCTCGCCAGCCGTCCCCAAATTTGGGATAAACAGGGTTTCTCGGTGTCCCTGCCTTCTTAA
- a CDS encoding HhoA/HhoB/HtrA family serine endopeptidase, with the protein MMWTGAIAPPAYAQTPAAAAIGSESFVAAAVRQVGPAVVRIDTEKTITRQTRDPLYEDPFLRDFFGGMPRQPQEELLRGQGSGFIIDDTGNILTNAHVINGADRVVVTLKDGRSFDAVVEGVDEVTDLAVVKIDDGEDDVLPIATLGDSDQVEVGDWAIAVGNPLGLDNTVTLGIVSTLKRTSSSVGIPGKRLEFIQTDAAINPGNSGGPLVNQRGEVIGINTAIRADAMGIGFAIPINKAKEVKDMLARGETVAHPYIGVQIANLTPEQAKRNNEDINSGMYLPEVDGVLVIRVLEGTPAADAGLRRGDVIVAVDGTPIRSADGLQIKVENTKIGSALELRIQRGDRPLTLRVKTAELREQAE; encoded by the coding sequence ATGATGTGGACGGGGGCGATCGCTCCCCCCGCCTATGCCCAAACCCCTGCCGCCGCCGCCATTGGCAGCGAAAGCTTTGTGGCCGCCGCCGTGCGCCAGGTCGGCCCGGCGGTGGTTCGCATCGACACTGAGAAAACCATTACTCGCCAGACCAGGGATCCCCTCTACGAGGATCCTTTTTTGCGGGATTTCTTTGGCGGTATGCCGCGCCAGCCCCAGGAAGAACTATTGCGGGGCCAGGGGTCGGGGTTCATCATTGACGACACCGGCAACATTCTCACCAATGCCCATGTGATCAATGGGGCCGACCGGGTGGTGGTCACCCTCAAAGACGGCCGCAGCTTTGATGCCGTCGTGGAAGGGGTAGACGAAGTCACCGATCTGGCCGTAGTCAAAATTGACGATGGCGAAGATGATGTATTGCCCATCGCCACCCTGGGCGACTCAGACCAGGTAGAAGTGGGCGACTGGGCGATCGCCGTGGGTAACCCCCTTGGCCTCGACAACACCGTCACCCTGGGAATTGTCAGCACCCTCAAGCGCACCAGCAGCTCCGTCGGCATTCCCGGCAAGCGATTGGAGTTCATTCAGACCGATGCCGCCATCAACCCCGGCAACTCCGGTGGGCCGCTGGTCAACCAGCGCGGCGAGGTAATCGGCATCAACACCGCCATTCGGGCCGACGCCATGGGCATTGGTTTTGCCATCCCGATCAACAAGGCCAAAGAGGTCAAAGACATGCTGGCTCGGGGCGAAACCGTCGCCCACCCCTACATCGGCGTGCAGATCGCCAACCTCACCCCTGAGCAGGCCAAGCGCAACAACGAAGACATCAACTCGGGTATGTATCTGCCGGAGGTCGATGGCGTGCTGGTTATCCGCGTGCTCGAAGGCACTCCCGCCGCCGATGCCGGTCTGCGCCGGGGCGACGTAATTGTGGCGGTGGATGGCACCCCCATTCGCAGTGCCGATGGTTTGCAAATCAAGGTTGAAAATACCAAGATCGGCAGCGCTCTGGAGCTAAGAATTCAGCGGGGCGATCGCCCCCTGACCCTGCGCGTTAAGACCGCCGAACTGCGCGAGCAGGCCGAGTAG
- a CDS encoding aspartate aminotransferase family protein, whose translation MPDSTPDVTPASFQVTPGPLTATSSLLSEAEIWDIVDHHLVRYGGRFAPRLIERARGSYLYDRQGRKILDFTSGQMCATLGHNHPDVVQAIHKACEDVLHLFSGMLSPSVVELAEALCQLLPPTLQKALFLNTGSETNEAALRMAKLHTGGFEVVGLSASWHGMTAGAGASTFVSARKGYGPTIPGNLALPSPNCYRCPIRHCQDQCDMTCLEVGFDLVDSQSVGAYAAVIAEPVLSSGGVIVPPEGYFQRLQTYCRDRGMVLILDEAQTAFGRLGSFFAFEQLGIVPDILSLSKTLGGGLPLAATVTSAAIEADCYEKGFIFYTSHVSDPMPAQVGLAVLRVLTSENLAERAATLGAYLKDGLLKLKDRYEAIGDVRGHGLLLGVELVKDRASRQPDPETGAAITRRCLELGLSMNITALPGMGAVWRIAPPLTVTHAELDEGLAILDQAIGECTYT comes from the coding sequence ATGCCCGATTCTACTCCTGATGTCACCCCTGCCTCGTTCCAAGTTACCCCTGGGCCTCTCACCGCAACCTCTTCTTTGCTCTCAGAAGCGGAGATATGGGACATCGTTGACCATCACCTGGTGCGCTACGGCGGCCGCTTTGCCCCCCGGCTAATCGAGCGGGCGCGGGGCAGCTATCTCTACGATCGCCAGGGCCGCAAGATTCTCGACTTTACCTCGGGGCAGATGTGCGCCACCCTGGGCCACAACCACCCCGACGTGGTACAGGCCATCCACAAAGCCTGTGAGGACGTGCTGCACCTGTTCAGCGGCATGCTGTCGCCGTCGGTGGTGGAGCTGGCCGAGGCTCTCTGTCAGCTGCTGCCCCCTACCCTGCAAAAGGCTCTCTTTCTCAACACCGGCAGCGAGACCAACGAAGCCGCCCTGCGTATGGCCAAGCTGCATACCGGCGGCTTTGAAGTGGTCGGCCTCAGCGCCTCCTGGCACGGCATGACCGCCGGGGCGGGGGCCAGCACCTTTGTCTCGGCCCGCAAGGGCTACGGCCCCACCATTCCGGGAAACCTGGCGCTGCCCAGCCCCAACTGCTACCGCTGCCCGATTCGCCACTGCCAAGATCAGTGCGACATGACCTGCCTGGAGGTGGGCTTTGACCTGGTGGATAGCCAGTCGGTGGGGGCCTACGCCGCCGTAATCGCCGAACCCGTGCTCAGCTCTGGAGGGGTAATCGTGCCCCCCGAGGGCTACTTTCAGCGGTTGCAGACCTACTGCCGCGATCGCGGCATGGTGCTGATTTTAGATGAGGCCCAAACCGCCTTTGGTCGCCTGGGCAGCTTCTTTGCTTTTGAACAGCTGGGGATAGTGCCCGATATTTTGTCGCTGTCGAAGACCCTAGGGGGTGGCCTGCCCCTGGCGGCGACCGTCACCAGCGCGGCGATCGAAGCCGACTGCTACGAGAAAGGCTTTATTTTCTACACCTCCCACGTGTCTGACCCGATGCCCGCCCAGGTGGGGCTGGCGGTGCTGCGGGTGCTGACCAGCGAAAATCTGGCGGAGCGGGCCGCCACCCTGGGGGCCTACTTGAAGGATGGCTTGCTTAAGCTCAAAGATCGTTACGAGGCGATCGGCGACGTGCGTGGCCACGGCCTGTTGCTGGGGGTGGAATTGGTGAAGGACCGCGCCAGCCGCCAACCCGACCCCGAAACCGGGGCTGCCATCACCCGCCGCTGCCTGGAACTGGGTCTGAGCATGAACATCACCGCCCTTCCCGGCATGGGCGCAGTGTGGCGAATCGCCCCACCACTGACCGTGACCCACGCAGAGCTAGACGAAGGCCTGGCGATTTTGGATCAGGCGATCGGCGAATGTACTTACACTTAG
- a CDS encoding DUF6671 family protein: MTDLFAHRVAVLATMHRKEQAIAPRLEARLGVTVAVPPSFDTDGFGTFTGEIKRPADQLTTARLKAEAALESTGETLAIASEGSFGPHPQLPFVACDREIVLLIDRQHQLEIVGECLSADTNYRQQVVGSWAEAEAFAAAVGFPSHGLIVRADDAVIAKGITTAEELETAVARAMQQSTRSTARLETDMRALYNPTRMGAIAQATEHLLQAIAQTCPACGTPGFSEVKRWPGLPCGLCGTPTLLTRLVRHQCQRCQFHQDLPAPESPSVADPGHCPRCNP; encoded by the coding sequence ATGACCGATCTGTTTGCCCACCGCGTCGCTGTACTGGCTACCATGCACCGCAAAGAGCAGGCGATCGCCCCCCGGCTCGAAGCCCGCCTGGGCGTCACCGTCGCCGTGCCCCCTAGTTTTGACACCGACGGCTTTGGCACCTTTACGGGCGAGATCAAGCGCCCCGCCGACCAGCTCACCACCGCTCGCCTCAAGGCCGAGGCCGCCCTGGAGAGCACAGGCGAAACCCTGGCGATCGCCAGCGAGGGCAGCTTTGGGCCGCACCCGCAGCTGCCTTTTGTGGCCTGCGATCGCGAAATCGTTCTGCTGATCGATCGTCAGCACCAGTTAGAAATTGTGGGCGAGTGCCTCTCCGCCGACACTAACTACCGCCAGCAGGTCGTGGGTAGCTGGGCGGAGGCCGAAGCCTTTGCTGCCGCCGTAGGCTTTCCCAGCCACGGGCTAATTGTGCGGGCTGACGACGCTGTAATTGCTAAGGGCATCACCACCGCCGAGGAGCTGGAAACGGCAGTGGCCAGGGCCATGCAGCAGTCCACACGCAGCACCGCCCGCCTCGAAACCGACATGCGCGCCCTCTACAACCCCACCCGCATGGGGGCGATCGCCCAGGCCACCGAGCATCTGCTCCAGGCGATCGCCCAGACTTGCCCCGCCTGCGGCACCCCCGGCTTCAGTGAGGTGAAGCGCTGGCCGGGGCTGCCCTGCGGCCTCTGCGGCACCCCGACGCTGCTGACCAGACTGGTGCGCCACCAGTGCCAGCGGTGCCAGTTTCACCAAGACCTGCCCGCTCCCGAGTCGCCATCCGTCGCCGATCCGGGCCACTGCCCCCGATGCAATCCCTAA
- a CDS encoding Gfo/Idh/MocA family protein — translation MVSAAGGSLGEVRVGIVGTGFVARRRAEALQTMPSARLVAVAGHSVADTETFARQYGAVAVETWQALVDYPDLDLVMVCHINSGHGEVARAALERDRHVVVEYPLALSAEAAQSLIALAQTRHRLLHVEHIELLGGTHRALKANLEAVGQPYYARYCTLSPKHPAPQSWTYCPELFGFPLVGALSRLHRLIDCFGPVARVFCQNFYGEVGEWGDGGDGGDGGGYYRSCLCTAQLEFAAGLVAEVTYGKGEGVWEADRRLEVFGDRGALYFDGDAGRIVDGQGDRPIAVGSRRGLFAADTAQVIDHLLTGRSLYCTPEASLYTLQVAIAAERSAATGQAIEFSP, via the coding sequence ATGGTGAGCGCAGCGGGCGGCAGCTTAGGCGAGGTGCGGGTGGGGATAGTCGGTACGGGGTTTGTGGCGCGGCGGCGAGCCGAGGCGCTTCAGACTATGCCCAGCGCTCGCCTGGTCGCCGTTGCCGGGCATAGCGTTGCCGACACCGAGACCTTTGCCCGGCAGTATGGGGCAGTGGCGGTTGAGACCTGGCAGGCCTTGGTAGACTACCCCGACCTCGATCTGGTGATGGTTTGCCACATCAACAGCGGCCACGGCGAGGTGGCGCGGGCGGCCCTGGAGCGCGATCGCCACGTCGTAGTCGAATATCCCCTCGCCCTCAGCGCTGAAGCAGCCCAGTCGTTAATTGCCCTGGCCCAGACCAGACATCGCCTGCTCCACGTCGAGCATATTGAGCTGCTGGGAGGCACCCACCGCGCCCTCAAGGCTAACCTAGAGGCTGTGGGACAGCCCTACTACGCCCGCTACTGCACGCTGTCGCCCAAGCATCCGGCCCCGCAATCGTGGACCTATTGCCCCGAGCTGTTTGGCTTTCCGCTGGTGGGGGCGCTGTCGCGGCTGCACCGGTTGATCGACTGTTTTGGGCCGGTGGCGAGGGTCTTTTGCCAGAATTTTTATGGGGAGGTGGGGGAGTGGGGAGATGGGGGGGATGGGGGAGATGGAGGAGGGTACTACAGGAGTTGTCTGTGTACGGCGCAGCTCGAGTTTGCTGCGGGGCTGGTGGCGGAGGTGACCTACGGCAAAGGGGAGGGGGTGTGGGAGGCTGACCGCCGCCTTGAGGTGTTTGGGGACAGGGGGGCGCTGTATTTTGACGGCGACGCGGGGCGTATTGTGGATGGGCAAGGCGATCGCCCCATAGCAGTCGGTTCCCGTCGCGGCCTCTTTGCCGCCGACACCGCCCAGGTGATCGACCATCTGCTGACCGGGCGATCGCTGTACTGCACTCCCGAGGCCAGTCTGTACACGCTCCAGGTGGCGATCGCCGCCGAGCGCTCCGCCGCCACTGGTCAAGCGATCGAGTTCTCTCCCTGA
- a CDS encoding YheT family hydrolase, producing MTVYTATVASQTWPQSIDLLPVAYRDHIFTGQGEVPIFGRWAVPSQARGGGTIIATYGITGSLDDQWQLEILCRKAYHRGLGVVMFDWRGHGKTGELSPTLTSDGLYEGQDYLALAAAAKALGCPPPFWFLGYSLSGQLALWGAKAAMHLTPDSGLAQGDIGGVAVVCPSLDSNRSLRYLTSHPLGKYLERAIARELKRLAQRLHQAHPDHFDLAAIARANSIWGFDHELVISRLGFASVEDYYAASSPLPFMADLTLPTLILYAADDPLFSPEIIPDLEQVCAANPNIDLVLTQYGGHVGYYNSRAGQRRAGDRDPWWAWNRALEWIDGQPRPRLL from the coding sequence ATGACGGTCTACACTGCCACAGTAGCCAGTCAAACCTGGCCCCAAAGCATCGACCTACTGCCCGTGGCCTACAGAGACCACATTTTTACGGGCCAGGGGGAAGTGCCCATCTTTGGCCGCTGGGCGGTTCCCAGCCAGGCTCGGGGCGGGGGCACTATCATTGCCACCTACGGCATCACCGGCAGCCTCGATGACCAGTGGCAGCTGGAGATTTTATGCCGCAAAGCTTACCACCGGGGCCTGGGGGTGGTGATGTTTGACTGGCGCGGCCACGGCAAAACCGGCGAGCTGTCGCCCACCCTGACCTCCGACGGCCTCTATGAGGGGCAAGACTACCTGGCCCTAGCCGCCGCCGCCAAGGCCCTGGGCTGCCCGCCCCCCTTCTGGTTTTTGGGCTATTCCCTCAGTGGTCAGCTGGCGCTGTGGGGGGCCAAGGCGGCCATGCACCTCACCCCAGACAGCGGTTTAGCCCAGGGAGACATCGGGGGCGTGGCGGTGGTGTGCCCTAGCCTCGACTCCAACCGATCGCTGCGGTATCTGACCTCGCACCCTTTGGGCAAGTACCTAGAACGGGCGATCGCCCGAGAACTCAAGCGCCTGGCCCAGCGCCTGCACCAGGCCCACCCCGACCACTTTGACCTGGCTGCGATCGCTCGCGCCAACAGCATCTGGGGCTTTGACCACGAGCTGGTGATCTCCCGCCTGGGGTTTGCCTCGGTAGAAGACTACTACGCCGCCAGCAGCCCGCTGCCCTTCATGGCCGATCTAACCCTGCCCACGCTGATTCTCTACGCCGCCGATGACCCGCTGTTTAGCCCCGAGATTATTCCCGATCTGGAGCAGGTTTGTGCGGCCAACCCCAACATTGACCTGGTGCTGACGCAGTATGGCGGCCACGTGGGCTACTACAACAGCCGCGCCGGGCAGCGGCGGGCGGGCGATCGCGACCCCTGGTGGGCGTGGAACCGGGCGCTGGAGTGGATAGACGGGCAACCACGCCCTCGACTTCTATAA
- a CDS encoding type II toxin-antitoxin system RelE/ParE family toxin has translation MQRYVITLEASRDLQEIVDYFLERNVDAGEKFVEEFNRKCERLLQFPQIGKSYEDIRPGLRGILVVGYVLLYKLVGEEIVIVRVVSGYRNLEKIFE, from the coding sequence ATGCAGCGATACGTTATCACCCTTGAAGCCAGCCGAGATTTACAAGAAATCGTCGATTACTTTCTCGAAAGGAATGTTGACGCAGGCGAGAAATTTGTCGAAGAATTTAATCGAAAGTGTGAACGATTGCTGCAATTCCCACAGATAGGGAAGTCCTATGAAGATATCAGGCCTGGCTTGCGTGGCATTCTCGTAGTGGGCTATGTCCTGCTGTACAAGTTAGTAGGAGAAGAGATCGTCATCGTCAGAGTAGTGAGCGGGTATAGAAATCTCGAAAAGATCTTTGAGTAG
- the glpK gene encoding glycerol kinase GlpK: MTANYIMALDLGTTGNRAIIFDREGNIAGQAYRELTQYYPQPGWVEHNAREIWEEIEWAMGAAISKAGLKPTDIAAIGLTVQRETCLLWDSSTGRPLSNAIVWQDRRTAPLCNQLREAGKADEIYDRTGLVLDAYFSATKLAWLLEQAKKEMDPPVDFDQVLAGTVDSWVLWNLTGRQVHATDHSNASRTMLLNIASGQWDDTLLDLFGIPPHMMPAIKPSVGVFGHTDKSILGAEIPIAAIFGDQQAALYGHGCDRPGLLKCTYGTGAFLVSHTGDEVVRSHHQLLSTVAWSEATGEAKAPHIGYAIEGSMFTAGACIQWLRDGLQLISSAAETEILAQKAINNNGVYFVPALSGLGAPHWDMSARGAFLGLTGGAQREHLVRAVLEAIAYEVKEVVDAVNQDAGTPIRQLKVDGGACNNDFLMQFQADVLGIPVERPQVLDVTAQGAAFAAGLAVGFWDDYRALVESRPIDRVFDPGVGQAAAQDNFAMWTKAVDRAKGWVD; encoded by the coding sequence ATGACTGCTAACTACATCATGGCCCTCGATCTGGGCACCACCGGCAATCGCGCGATTATTTTTGACCGGGAGGGTAACATTGCCGGTCAAGCCTACCGCGAACTCACCCAGTACTATCCGCAGCCGGGCTGGGTTGAGCACAACGCCCGCGAGATTTGGGAAGAGATCGAGTGGGCCATGGGGGCGGCCATCTCCAAAGCCGGGCTGAAACCCACCGACATTGCTGCCATTGGTCTGACCGTGCAGCGCGAGACCTGTCTGCTGTGGGACAGCAGCACCGGGCGGCCTCTCTCCAACGCCATTGTCTGGCAAGACCGCCGCACCGCCCCCCTGTGCAACCAGCTGCGCGAAGCGGGCAAAGCCGACGAAATCTACGATCGCACCGGCCTGGTGCTCGACGCCTACTTCTCGGCCACCAAGCTGGCCTGGCTGCTCGAGCAGGCCAAGAAGGAAATGGATCCCCCCGTGGACTTTGACCAGGTGCTGGCGGGCACCGTCGATAGCTGGGTGCTGTGGAATCTGACCGGGCGGCAGGTGCATGCCACCGACCACAGCAACGCCAGCCGCACCATGCTGCTCAACATCGCCAGCGGCCAGTGGGATGACACCCTGCTCGATCTGTTTGGCATTCCGCCCCACATGATGCCCGCGATCAAGCCCAGCGTTGGGGTGTTTGGCCACACCGACAAATCCATTTTGGGGGCCGAAATCCCGATCGCGGCAATCTTCGGTGACCAGCAGGCCGCCCTCTACGGCCACGGCTGCGATCGCCCCGGCCTGCTCAAGTGCACCTACGGCACCGGGGCCTTTCTGGTGTCGCACACGGGGGATGAGGTGGTGCGATCGCACCACCAACTGCTCTCCACCGTGGCCTGGTCAGAGGCGACCGGCGAGGCTAAAGCCCCCCACATCGGCTACGCGATCGAGGGCAGTATGTTCACCGCCGGGGCCTGCATTCAGTGGCTGCGCGATGGGTTGCAGCTGATCTCCAGTGCCGCCGAAACTGAGATTTTGGCCCAGAAGGCCATCAACAACAACGGCGTCTACTTTGTGCCCGCCCTCAGTGGCCTCGGTGCCCCCCACTGGGACATGAGCGCCCGGGGAGCCTTTCTTGGCCTGACCGGGGGGGCCCAGCGCGAGCACCTGGTGCGGGCGGTCTTGGAGGCGATCGCCTACGAAGTCAAAGAAGTGGTCGATGCCGTCAACCAGGACGCCGGTACCCCCATTCGCCAGCTCAAAGTCGATGGCGGAGCCTGCAACAACGACTTTTTGATGCAGTTCCAGGCCGATGTGCTGGGCATTCCGGTGGAACGGCCCCAGGTGCTCGATGTCACCGCCCAGGGGGCAGCCTTTGCGGCGGGCCTGGCCGTGGGCTTTTGGGATGACTACCGCGCCCTGGTGGAGAGCCGCCCCATCGATCGCGTGTTTGACCCCGGCGTGGGCCAGGCCGCAGCCCAGGACAACTTTGCCATGTGGACAAAAGCCGTCGATCGCGCCAAGGGCTGGGTGGACTGA
- a CDS encoding type II toxin-antitoxin system ParD family antitoxin has product MDVSLKPEQAEFIQTQIANGRYENPEDVIDRALSLLVEWEKSYDQWLQETRQKVDEGLKQIERGEVVDGEIVMNQLREKVKKAREEA; this is encoded by the coding sequence GTGGATGTCTCCCTAAAACCTGAACAAGCTGAGTTTATCCAAACTCAAATTGCCAATGGCCGCTACGAAAATCCAGAAGACGTTATTGATCGCGCCCTATCACTTTTAGTGGAATGGGAGAAAAGCTATGACCAGTGGCTCCAAGAGACGCGCCAAAAAGTAGATGAAGGGCTAAAACAGATCGAGCGAGGAGAGGTTGTCGATGGTGAAATAGTAATGAATCAGCTAAGGGAGAAAGTTAAAAAGGCTCGAGAAGAAGCCTAA
- a CDS encoding heavy-metal-associated domain-containing protein yields the protein MTTLSVTVPDMACGACVSTIAEAIHAIDPTAQVKTDLTSKAVDIDASVTAAALTEAIQQAGYTVQA from the coding sequence ATGACTACTCTTTCTGTGACCGTGCCCGACATGGCCTGTGGTGCCTGTGTCAGCACCATTGCTGAGGCCATCCACGCGATCGATCCTACCGCCCAGGTCAAGACCGATCTGACCTCTAAGGCGGTAGACATTGACGCCAGCGTAACTGCCGCTGCCCTGACAGAGGCTATTCAGCAGGCAGGCTACACGGTGCAGGCTTAG